Proteins encoded in a region of the Agromyces protaetiae genome:
- the rsmG gene encoding 16S rRNA (guanine(527)-N(7))-methyltransferase RsmG, giving the protein MTDRLDLEPEPEAAATLFGEHLAKGRAFTEALARHGEELGLIGPLELPRLWTRHVLNSALVAPLLRPGRVGDVGSGAGLPGLVLAIIRPDVSFSLIEPMERRVAWLERQVAELELPNVEVVRARAEEAKLRGELDQVTARAVSALRTLIPITAPLLRPGGELVLMKGAGVDGEIGAAEKAMRKFRVHGGEVLVLGEGQVSEVTRVYHATVG; this is encoded by the coding sequence ATGACGGATCGACTCGATCTCGAGCCGGAACCCGAGGCAGCCGCGACACTCTTCGGCGAGCACCTCGCGAAGGGCCGCGCGTTCACCGAGGCGCTCGCGCGGCACGGTGAGGAACTGGGTCTCATCGGGCCGCTCGAACTCCCCCGGCTCTGGACTCGGCATGTGTTGAACTCGGCGCTCGTGGCCCCGCTGCTCCGCCCCGGCCGCGTCGGCGACGTCGGATCGGGCGCCGGCCTGCCGGGCTTGGTGCTCGCCATCATTCGGCCGGATGTCTCGTTCTCACTCATCGAACCGATGGAACGCCGTGTGGCGTGGCTCGAGCGACAGGTTGCTGAACTCGAGCTGCCGAACGTCGAGGTGGTGCGGGCTCGAGCGGAAGAAGCGAAGCTCCGCGGTGAGCTCGACCAGGTGACGGCTCGCGCGGTGAGCGCACTTCGCACGCTGATCCCGATCACCGCTCCCCTGCTGAGGCCCGGCGGCGAGCTCGTCCTGATGAAGGGCGCGGGCGTCGATGGTGAGATCGGCGCCGCAGAGAAGGCCATGCGCAAGTTCCGGGTGCACGGCGGTGAGGTGCTCGTGCTCGGCGAGGGCCAGGTCAGCGAGGTCACGCGCGTGTATCACGCGACCGTCGGCTGA
- a CDS encoding Jag family protein, with translation MTDVQHEGERSLAQLEEEGDIAADYIEELLDICDLDGDIDIDARNGRAYVSVNATDGANLAVLSKPETVTALQELARLAVQTKTSAFSRLILDIGGSRDARRGELDALVARAAERIEQGAAEAALPAMSSYERKLVHDLVAERGLHSESRGEGAERYTVITRVG, from the coding sequence ATGACCGACGTGCAGCATGAAGGCGAGCGGTCGCTCGCGCAGCTCGAAGAAGAAGGCGACATCGCCGCCGACTACATCGAAGAGCTGCTCGATATCTGCGACCTCGACGGCGACATCGACATCGACGCACGCAACGGCCGCGCCTACGTCTCGGTGAACGCGACCGACGGCGCGAACCTTGCGGTGCTGTCCAAGCCCGAAACGGTCACGGCGCTGCAGGAGCTTGCACGACTCGCGGTGCAGACGAAGACCAGTGCGTTCTCACGCCTCATCCTCGACATCGGCGGGTCACGGGACGCGCGTCGGGGTGAGCTCGACGCCCTCGTCGCCCGCGCGGCGGAGCGAATCGAGCAGGGCGCAGCCGAAGCGGCGCTGCCCGCCATGTCCTCCTACGAGCGCAAGCTCGTACACGACCTCGTCGCGGAGCGCGGACTGCACTCGGAGTCTCGCGGTGAAGGCGCAGAACGTTACACCGTCATCACGCGGGTCGGCTGA